A stretch of DNA from Candidatus Deferrimicrobium sp.:
GTCGTGCGGATGGAAAGAACCGGCGCCACGTTCGGCTTCTCCCTGTTCCGCACGGAAACGGGGAAGGACATCCTTGCCGCCGAGGGGCGGATCTCCTGCCGCTCCATCGACGCCTCCTGGACGCCGATCCCTCTGCCGGCGGAACTTAAAACCATCTTATCCGCCCGCTGAGGGAGCGCACGCAGCGTCCAGCTTCCTCCGGAACCGGGCCACCAGGGTCGTCACCGCCGGCGGGGGAAGCTCCCTTCCCTCGATCTTGAAGACGTCCGCCCCTGCGGCGATCCAGACCGGCAGCTCGTCCTCGATGGAGTGCGCCTCTGCCGGGACCGGCAGGTTCCGGCAGACGAAGCGGCAGCTCCCACCCCGTTTTGCGGAGGCCGTCCCGCCGCCGCCCCCCTCGACAACGTATCCCGTCAATCCGCACTTGCCGTGAAGGAGGAACTCCGAACGGCAGTAGGCGAAGACCTCTATCCGAAGCCCGGATGCCTCCTTGATGGGGGGAATCTCATCGGGCCGGACCGCCGAGGGGAGGACGACGGCATCGGCTCCCAGGTCCCGGTACGCCCGGGCATCCTCGGGGTTGAGGACGGAGAGCCCGACGGAGGCGCAGACCGGCCAGCAGGGGATCTCCCGGCGTACGAAGGCGATCACGCCGGGATCGTTCAGGATCACCTCGTCGACGCCTGCGTCCCGGAGGCGATGGAGGGACGCCAGATAGGCGGGAAGCTCGCCGGACGTCGGAACGGCGTTGATCGCGGCGTGGAGCCGCGCCCCCGCACGCCGGCAGGAAGAGACCGCCGCCCCGACCTCCTCCGGGGAGAGCCCGGTCCGGCCGCCCCGGGAGAGGGATCGAATACCGACGTAGACGGCGTCCGCCCCCGCCGACAGCGCCGCCTCGACCGCGGGGAGAGACCCCGCCGGCGCGAGAAGGATCGGCGATGTCGTGAGCGTCCGGACCATAAGACATTATAGTGCAGGACGGGCGCCCGCTACCGCAGAGCGCACCCCACTCCCATACGGAATGCGCTCCCTGGAGTACGCCGCAGCGTAAGACTTGAGGGGCACACTACGTGAGGGCCCGGCGGAGTCGCCGTAGGAGGGGGGGCGCCCCACTCCCGGACGAACTACACTCCCTGGGGTACCCCCGCCGTAGGAAGAACGGGGCGCACAGTGAGGCCGGTGCGCAGCCGACGGGAATTATTTTTTGGTTGACTTGGATGTATTCCCGAGTATGGTATTGTCGATTGTATACAATTCGTATCCTCGAGGCATGAAGCCGATCTCCTCGGCGCGCCAAAAATAAAACGCGTCGGGCGGCGTCTTCGTCGCCATCTTCCGGCCCAGGGCGGGACAAGAAGAGACGATGCTGGTCGATTACGCAACGGTCCTCGTGTTCATCGTGCTGGGGGCGGTCACCGTCGCCCTCATGCTCGGGCTTTCGCGGTGGTTCGCTCCGACCGCTCCCTCGGCGGTGAAGCTCTCCACCTACGAGTGCGGAGAGGTTCCGTACGGCTCCTCGTGGGTGCAGTTCAACATCCGTTTCTACGTGGTGGCGCTCATCTTCATCATCTTCGACGTCGAGGTGGCGCTCCTGTATCCCTGGGCCGTCGTCTTCCAGCGGCTGGGCTTCCTCGCCTTCATCGAAGCGTTCATCTTCATCGTGATCCTGCTGGCCGGCTTGGCGTACCTGTGGAAGGAGGGGGACCTCGAGTGGGTCCGGACCCTGCAGGATACCCCGGCCAGGAAAGGGGCGAAATGAGCCAGGACCCGGCGCACGGCCAGCCCCCCGATCCGGGCCATCCGCCGGCGGCGCCCCCCGCGCTCGGGAGCGTCCTGTCCCCGGGCCTCGGGCCCGAGGCCCACGTCATGGTGGGAAACGCGGACCTGTTCGTCAACTGGGCGCGCAAGTCCTCTCTCTGGTATCTCCTGTTCGCCACGGCGTGCTGCGGCATCGAGCTGATGCAGGCGGGCGCCTCCCGGTACGACCTCGACCGGTTCGGCGCCGTCTTCCGCGCGACCCCCCGGCAGTCGGACTTGATGCTGGTGGCCGGAACGATCACCCACAAGATGGCGGACCGGGTGAAGCGCCTCTACGACCAGATGCCCGAGCCGAAGTACGTGATCGCCATGGGGTCGTGCGCCAACACCGGCGGCCCGTTCTACAAGGACTCGTATTGCGTGGTGAAGGGCGTGGACCTTCTGATCCCCGTGGACGTCTACATTCCCGGGTGCCCCCCGCGCCCCGAGGCGCTGATCGACGGGATCATGCGCCTGCAGAAGATCATCATGCAGAAGAAGAATTACGGCGCGAAGGGATAACCGACCCGGTGGAAGCGCAGGGGATCTTCGACACATTGAAGGGGAAGTTCGGCGACGCCGTCGTCGAGCTGCAGTCGGAAGGGTTCTCCCCCGCCTTCGTCGTGGTCGCCCCCTCCGCGGTCAAGGAGATCGCGCGGTTCCTCAAGGACG
This window harbors:
- a CDS encoding peptidase U32 family protein; this translates as MVRTLTTSPILLAPAGSLPAVEAALSAGADAVYVGIRSLSRGGRTGLSPEEVGAAVSSCRRAGARLHAAINAVPTSGELPAYLASLHRLRDAGVDEVILNDPGVIAFVRREIPCWPVCASVGLSVLNPEDARAYRDLGADAVVLPSAVRPDEIPPIKEASGLRIEVFAYCRSEFLLHGKCGLTGYVVEGGGGGTASAKRGGSCRFVCRNLPVPAEAHSIEDELPVWIAAGADVFKIEGRELPPPAVTTLVARFRRKLDAACAPSAGG
- a CDS encoding NADH-quinone oxidoreductase subunit A, which codes for MLVDYATVLVFIVLGAVTVALMLGLSRWFAPTAPSAVKLSTYECGEVPYGSSWVQFNIRFYVVALIFIIFDVEVALLYPWAVVFQRLGFLAFIEAFIFIVILLAGLAYLWKEGDLEWVRTLQDTPARKGAK
- a CDS encoding NADH-quinone oxidoreductase subunit B family protein, which codes for MVGNADLFVNWARKSSLWYLLFATACCGIELMQAGASRYDLDRFGAVFRATPRQSDLMLVAGTITHKMADRVKRLYDQMPEPKYVIAMGSCANTGGPFYKDSYCVVKGVDLLIPVDVYIPGCPPRPEALIDGIMRLQKIIMQKKNYGAKG